The Tessaracoccus aquimaris sequence CCCTCGGCGGGCGCCGGTCAGCGCCGCGACCCCTGAGGCCTGCGCGGTGTCCATCACCGATGCGAGGTTGTGCTGCGCGAAGACCCGCTCGATGCCGACCGCCTCAGGCTGGTACTCGTCGAACCACTCGACGAGGCCGCGCTCGAGGGCAAGCAGTCGGAGCGCGACGTCCTCACCGACGGGGGTCCGGACGACGCCGACGGCCACCAACCGGGGCGGCCGACCGACCGTCCCTTCAACCACGCCGACGCCGCAGCGGGTGAGGCCGGGGTCGATCCCGATGACGCGCATGGAGGTGTTACTCAGTCCTCGTCTTCGAGTGCCTGTGCGACCTCGGGGGTGACATCGACGTTGGTGAAGACGTTCTGCACGTCGTCGGAGTCCTCCAACGCGTCGATGATCCGCTCGACCTTCTGGGCGACGTCGACCGAGTCGACCTCCTGGTCGAACGAGGCCACGAACTGCACCTCGGAGGAGTCGTAGTCGAGACCGGCCGACTCGATGGCCTTTCGCACCTCGACGAGGTCGTTGGGGTCGGTGTAGGCCTCGAACTCGTCACCGTTGTCGGAGACCTCCTCGAGGCCAGCCTCCAGCGCGGCCTCCAGCAGGGCGTCCTCGCTCAGTTCGCCCGAGGTCTGCTTCTTCGGCACGACGACGACGCCCTTGCGGGAGAACAGTCGCTGGACGGATCCGACGTCTGCCATGGTGCCCCCGTTGCGGGTGACGGCGACCCGCACGTCGGACGCGGAGCGGTTGCGGTTGTCGGTGAGGCACTCGATCAGGATGGCGACGCCCGCAGGGCCGTAGGCCTCGTACATGATCGTCTCGTAGTCGGCCCCGCCGGACTCGGCGCCAGAGCCGCGCTTGACGGCGCGATCGATGTTGTCGTTGGGAACCGAGGACTTCTTGGCCTTCTGGATGGCGTCGTAGAGAGTGGGGTTGCCCGCTGGGTCACCGCCACCGATCCGCGCCGCGACCTCGACGTTCTTGATCAGCTTGGCGAAGAGCTTGCCCCGCTTGGCGTCGATGACGGCCTTCTTGTGCTTGGTCGTTGCCCATTTGGAATGGCCGCTCATCCGGTCCCACTTTCTCGTCGCAGAAGTAACTCTCGATAGAGCAGCCTATCGTGTCGGCCCTAAACGACCTTGCTGAGCAGCGCCACCGCGTCCCGTGTCGTGTAGCCGAGTTCGCGGGCGAGCCGCGAGAGCCCCAGCCCGTCCGGCGTGTCGATCCCGAGGCCCGCCTCGGTGCAGCCGGATGTGCGCATCGAGCGCAGGCACGAGCCGAGCAGCGCGAGGGAGATGCCACGGCGGCGGTAGTCGGGGTGGACACCGAAGCGTTCGGTCCAGCCGCCGCAGGGGTCGCCGTCGTCGACGACGCTCATGGCATAGCCGACGATCCGGTCGCCGTCGCGCGCGACGAAGGACCACTCGGGGCGGAAGCCGACGTCGGCCAGGCGCTGGTTCCATTCCTCGGCCTGGACCTCCGCGCCGCCAATGGGTTTGAAGCAGAGGTTGTGCAGCACGCGCACCTCCTCCGCGTCGGCGGGGAGGAAGCCCGCGATCGAGATCCCGTCAGCGTCCGGGACCACCAGGGGCTGGCCCAGGTCGCGGTGCAGGTCGTAGTAGTAGCGCTCCGGCTCGAAGCCCTGCCTGCGGGCGACGCCCTCGAGGCCCGGCCTGCCGACCTCGGCGTAGCAGCCGAGCCACAGCGGAACTCCCGGATGGTTCTCGTCGCGCCAGGCCTTGGCGCGCTCGATCTGCCACTTCAGGAGCGCGGTGCCGACCATCATGTGACGGTGCACGGGGTGCACGCCGCCCATCAGGTACATCCGGAGCGGATCGGTGCTTGCGAGGAATCCGGCGCCGAAGGCCGAGAGCGAGGAGTAGGCGTCCCAGCCGCCGACGGCCAACCCTGTTGCGGGGAGCAGGTCTCTGTCGAGGATCGCCGCGGTCATCCCCGAGAGAACCGAGTTGTCCAGCGCCTCGAGTTGGGCCCTGAAGCTCTCGATCTCGGGGGCATCGTGACTGCCTAAGAGCCGCCACCTGAGGTGCGGCTCCACATAGGCTTCCATGGTCGTCAGTCTACGCCTCACCGCCAGATGCGCGGTCGCGCATCCTTGGTTGGGGCGGCCTGGTCCCAGAGCCGACGCCAGCGGGGCGTCTGTTCCAGCGACGGGACTGAGGGCCCCTCGGCGCGCCGCCGCTCGACGGCCCACCAGCTCAGGTCGCCCTCGTGGACGAGTTGCTCCACGCGGTGCTGCAGTTCCGCGGTCGCCTCGGCGAGGCCCTGGCCGCGCGGGTAGATGGGGGCACCGAACCGGATCGACACCTTTGGCCGCGCGCGCAGCGGCAGCTTCAGGATGTCCTTCAGCTTGAACGTACCGACCAGGCCGACGGGGACCACCGCGACGTTGTGCTGCCCTGCGATGCCCGCCGCGACGTCGGAGAACTCCCCCACCTGTCGCCCGGCAGATGGGTCGTCGGTGAAGACCACCACGTTGCGGCCCCGCGCAAGCGAGCGTGAGGGCGTGACGTTGGTCGGGCGCAGCCGCGACGGGAGCGAGAGCCGCAGCAACTGGTAGTCCAGGGCGCCCTGCTCGTTGGCGGCCAGCACGAACGGGTGGCGAAGGCCCGTCAGGGAGTCGTCACCGACCAGTTCGATGTCGAAGCGGAAGCCGAGGAGGCGGAGCATCAGGTGCCTGCCCGGACGCTCCGTCCGGAACCCCAGTTCGCGGGCCACGACCGGACGGGGCGGCACACCCGCGGGGCGACGGCGGCGCAGCGTGGCGGTCAACGCGTCGAGGAGGTCGGCGGGCAGCGTGAACTGCGGCCGCTTCTTCGACCTGCGGCTCTGCGCCCAGGAGGGCAGGTCCCTGCTCATCGCACGTCGCCCAACGCCAGCCCTGGGCCGCGCAGCATCGTGATGCTCGGGTGCATGCCGACGGTGCCCGAGGCGATCTCGAGGGCGTCGGCGTAGGTGGTGGCCGCGCGATGCCCGAGCAGCGCAGCGACGCGACGGTCTCCCCCGACCCAGATGACGTCGGAGAACCGGCTCGATGCGCTGGCCAGTTCGTACCACTGCTGGTAGACGCGCAGCGGATGGTCGGCGAAGTTCTTGCGGTACAGGTCGAGGTACCACTCGTCGTCGACCGAGCTGGGCTGGAAGTCGGCGGCGATCTCCGCGGGATCGGTCGTGACGGGCAGCACCTTCGCGAAGAAGTCCGCAGCGCTGGACTGGCGACGGTTGGAGAACCGGTTGCGCAGCGGATGGAACGCGATCAGCACGCCGCCCTCGCGGGCAAGCGGCGCCTCCAGGTGGCTGCCTGCGCGGGTGACCAGGGCGTGGTGCGCGGCGCCGAGCGGCGACCCGATGGCGTCGACCGGGTCGATGGAGGGGCCCCACACCGAGGTGACGAGCACGTCGGCCGAGCCCTTCACCTCGACGGCGTTGGCGGCCTGCCACACCTCGCGCGAGTCGTTCAGCGCCGCGGAGAAGGCACCACCGACCACGTCGATGACCGCGTAGTCGGCACGGGGGTTGCCGTTGACCAGTTGGGCACCCTGACGGGGAAGCGCCGCGATGATCTGCCGGGACGCGGCGAACGCCAACCGGTCGCTGAGGCGCCATTCCCATTCGCGGCTCGACAGGAAGCGAAGCCCGGGGCGAGCAGCGGCTGGCCGAGGACCGCGAGCAGCGCGAAGCCGGGCACCTTTTCCTGGATCAGGTCGCTGACGCCGCGCTCGAACTCGCGGTCGGGGGCGACGCCACCGATCCGGTCAAGCGTGGTCAGGTCGGTCAGGCCGAGCGCGAGCGGGCAGCGCTCCGAGTCGTCGCCGCGGATGCCGATCACGACCACGAGGTCGGACTGGGCGACCCGCCGGTTCACGCGCACCGTGGTGCCGTCCACCTCGCCGACGGAGACGAGGTCGGGACTCGTCACGTCATGGCTCGTGATGAGCCCGTCAGGCAGGAACGACGTGGCGACCCGGTCGCCGAGCACCCGGGTGACCTGCTGCGTGTTCCAGCGCTGCTTCAGGCCGTTGGCGACCACGATCTCGACGTCGTCGACCCCGTTGCGGGCCGCGATCTCCAGGACCCGCTCTGCGAGCGTGCGGCGCGGGTCGAAGTGGGGCCGTGGCAGCGGCGCGTCGGCGTCGACGATGACCAGCGTGAGCCGGGTGTCGGGGCGCAACTGCTCCGAGAGCGGCGCGACGCCTGTCGGGGCGCCGACCGCGGCGTCGATCAGGCCGACGGGGTCCGAGGACTCCTCAGCGTCGGCGGCGTAGACCACCTGGGTGCCGATGCCGAAGCGCTCCAACCGAAGCTGGGCTCCCGACATCGTCATGAGGTGCGGGGTCTTTTCGTCGACCTCCAGCACAAACCCGGGACGAGACATCAGCGGTCCTTTCCGTTCACGACATCTTGAGGCGAGGCAGCGGAGACATCTCCGGCCACTCGACGATTGACCAGCCCTTGGACTTGGCGGCGCGCATCAACCCGATGTCCGGGCTGACGGCGACCGGGTTGCCAACGGCGTTGAGCATCGGCAGGTCGACGTGGCTGTCGGCATAGCCGAACGAGTTGGCCAGGTTGATGCCGTGCAGTTGGGCGTAGTGGTTCAGCCACGCGGAGCGTGACTCCCCCACCATGGGCGGGCCGCTGAGGAAGCCGGTGCAGATCCCGTTCTCGTCGGTGGCCAGTTCGGCGGCGACGATGGTGTCGAACAGGCCCTCGAACGGCCGGGTGAGTGGCCGGATCACGCCGGTCATCAGGATGGTGGTGTGGCCGGCGTCGCGGTGCTCGCGGATGCGGCGGATCGCGTCGGGCGACATCCGGTCGAGGATCAGCGGCGACAGCTTCTCGTCGACGTAGCTCTCCAGCGCGGCCAGGTCGGCGCCCGCGTAGCGGCGGTAGATGGAGCGCAGGAACACGCCCCTGTCGCGACGCTCCGCGCCCAGGTACATCGGCAGTTGCAGCGCGAGGCTTGCGACCTCCCCGATCCGCCGCAGCGGCGACAGCTCGGGAAGCCGCGCCCAGAGGTAGGTCTCGACGACGTTGGTGGCCATCACGGTGCCGTCAAGGTCGAACGCGGCGAGCACGGTGCCCGGCTCGGCGGGCTTGAGGTCGCGGAAGGTGGTGGAGCGCCCCTTGCGGCGCTTGCGGGCCGCCTCGAGTCGGCGCACCGGATCCGTGATGGCCGGGATGTGCACCTCCTCCATGTAGTGCTTCCACTCGAAGCTGGCCGAGTCGAAGCCGAACCGGTCGCGGTCGTCGGGGTGCAGCGAGTGGTGCAGCGCGAGCGTGCAGTCGTCGACGAAGTGGAGCTCCGACTGCAGGTACTCGCCGTACAGCGTCATGTACTTGCCGAGGAACTCGAGTTGCTTGCGGGACTTGTCGAGCGAGGCGGCCAACTGCCTGGTCTTCTTGCCACGGGGGGCGAAGCTGATCAGCTTGTTGCCGATCCTCACGCCCTTGTCGGCGAGCCTCATGAACATCTCGACGGGCTCGGCGCCGGGGAAGTTCCAGGTCGCAAGCGGGGTCGAGCCCTGCCCGGAGGTGTAGGGGTGCTCGCTGAAGTAGTTGCGGACGTGTTCGTAGACGCCGCGGAACGTGAGCGGGTTCCTGGCACCGGAACTGCAGTGGTAGTACTCGGGCTGGCCGATCTCCGGCGTGGTCGCACAGACCGCGACGATCGCGTTGACGACGAAGTCGCACGGGATGATGTCGATGACGGCGTCGGGCGAGGCGGGGAACTCGGGCAGTTGGCCGCGGCCGTAGGCCAGGATGATCGGGTCGGCCATCTTGAACCCCTCGATCCACCCCGGGTACGGGTTGGTGAGCGAGGATTCGACGATGGCGGGCCGCACGATGGAGGCCATGAAGTCGCCGCTGAGGTCGGCGACGACGCGCTCAGCCAGCGCCTTGGCGAAGGTGTAGACGTCGGTCCAGCCGAGCGAGCGGGCCCGCTCGGTGCCTGCCGCGACGAGTTCCTGCTTGACCCACTCCTGGCGGCGTCGCTCGGTGTCCTCCGAGGTCGTCAGGTAGCCGGCCTGGCGGTGCAGCGCCTCCGCCTCCTTGCGCAGCTTGGTGAGCTGTTCGGAACTGCGGGAGCGGGCCTCGACGTGCTCCTTCATGGCGAGCGCGGCGCGGGTCTCCGCCTCGTAGTCGATGTCGTGGATGTGCGCGGCCTCGGGGATGGCCCCCGGCGCCTGCCCGCGGTGTAGGCGGTCGACACGTGCAGGTAGTGCGGGATCTTGACGAGGTTGCCCTCGTCGTCGGAGCAGGCCTCGCGCAGCTTCGTCAGCAGCGCCTTGGTGCCGACGACGTTGGTCATGAACGCCTGGTCGATGGGCGGGTCGAACGAGACGTCTCCCGCGCAGTGCAGCAGCACGTCGAGGTCACGGGGCAGGTCCGGAACCTGCGGCAGGTCGCCCTCGATGACCTCGACGCGGCTGGCCATCAGTTCCTCGACGCCGCCCGCATCGCGCACGACGTCGGCGAAGATCTTCTTCTTCAGCAGGCTGGCGACGCGCTCCGCGGCGGTCACCGATCCCTTGCGGCGCACCAGCACGGCGGTGCGGGTGTCGGGGCACTCGGTGAGCACCTTCCAGAGGATCTGCTCACCGATGAAGCCGGTGACGCCGGTCATCACGATCTTCTTGCCCGCGAGGAGGTCGCTGATCCTGCCGTCGAGCAGCGGCGGCACGTGCACCGTCCCGGGTGAGCTCACCCCGAACGTGCTAGCGGGTGGTTTGACCATCACAGCTCCCCTTCGGCGACCTGCAGGGCCTCCTCGATCGTGAAGCGGCCGACGTAGAGGGCGGTGCCGACGATGGCGCCCTCGACGCCCTGGGGCACGAGGCGGCGCAGGTCGCGCAGGTTCTCCAGCGTCGCGATGCCGCCGGAGGCGATCACCTTCTTGCCGCTGCGCGCGGCGACCGCCGTCAGAAGTTCGGTGTTGGGCCCGGTCAGCATGCCGTCGGCGTTGACGTCGGTGACCACGAAGCGCTCGCAGCCCGCCGCGACGAGCCGGTCGAGGGTCTCCATCCAGGGGCCTCCCTCCGTGGTCCAGCCGCGGGCCGCAAGGTTCTCGCCGCGCACGTCGAGGCCGATCGCGACCCGGTCGCCGTGTTCGGCGACGATCCGGTCGCACCACTGCGGGTTCTCGAGAGCTGCGGTGCCGATGTTGACGCGGCGCGCCCCCGTGGCGAGCGCCCGGTTCAGCGACTCGTCGTCGCGGATGCCGCCGGAGAGTTCCACCTGGATGTCGAGATTGCCCACGATGTCGCGCAGCAGGTCGGCGTTGCTTCCGCGACCGAACGCGGCGTCCAGGTCGACGAGGTGCAGCCAGGAGGCGCCGCCGTCCTGCCAGCGCATCGCGGCCTTCAGCGGGTCGCCGAACTCCTTCTGGGTTCCAGCGACCCCCTGCACGAGCTGAACGGCCTGACCGCCCTGCACATCAACGGCCGGCAAAAGCTCCAAAGTCTCCACGACGTCACACCCTATCCGAACACCCTCATCAGAGCTTCCGAAGCCAGGTGGCGATGAGGTGCGCCCCGGCTTCGCCCGACTTCTCGGGGTGGAACTGTGTCGAGGCGAGGTTGCCCCGTTCGACGGCGGCAACGAACCGGCCGTCCTCGTGCTCGGCGGTCGCCACGAGGGCGTCGTCGGGCCCGGTGAGCGCCGCGTAGGAGTGCACGAAGTAGAACCGCTCCCCCGCGGGGCCGCCGAACAGGCTCATGCCGTCGGCGGGCTGAACGGTGTTCCAGCCCATGTGTGGCAGCCGCCTCGCGGGGAGCGTGTCGACGCTGCCGCGCAGCACCCCGACCCCGGGGGTGACGGTGCCGTGCTCGGTGCCCTGCTCGAACAGGATCTGGTGCCCGACGCAGATGCCGAGCAGCGGCCGGTCGGCCGCGACCCACTCGCGGATCAGATCGACGCCGCCCGCCTGCGTCAGCCCCCGCATGCAGGCGGCGAAGGCGCCGACGCCCGGCACGACGAGGGCGTCCTGGCGACGCAGTTCACCGAGGTCGGACGTGACGCTGACGTCGGCGCCGGCGTTGGCGAACGCCCGGGCAGCCGAGTGCAGGTTGCCCGAGCCGTAGTCGAACAGGCCGACGCGCCGGTTCAGAGCGCGCCCTTCGTGCTCGGGATCCCCTGCTGGCGGGGGTCGATCTCGACTGCCTCGCGCAGCGCGCGGGCAAGGGCCTTGAACTCGGCCTCCACGATGTGGTGCGGGTCGCGTCCAGACAGCAGGCGCAGGTGCAGGCAGAGGCCAGCGTTGAGCGCGAGCGCCTCGAAGACGTGGTACGTCATTGACCCGGCGTACGGCACCCCGGAGCCGCCGATCAGCGCGTACGGCTGGCCCTCCGGCTCGCCCTGGCAGGTGACGTAGGGGCGGCCCGCGACATCGACGACCACGTCGGCGACGGCCTCGTCGAGCGGGATGACGGCGTGCCCGTAGCGGCGGATGCCCGCCTTGTCGCCCAACGCCTCCTTGAGAGCCTGGCCGATGCAGATGGCGGTGTCCTCGACGGTGTGGTGGCCGTCGATGTGCAGGTCGCCCTCCGCCTTGACCGTGAGGTCGATCAGCGAATGCTTCGACAGCGCCGTCAGCATGTGGTCATAGAACCCGACGCCGGTGGAGATTTCGGACGTGCCGGTGCCGTCGAGGTCCAGGGTGACGGTGATCGTCGACTCGCTGGTGGAGCGGCTGATGGTCGCGGTGCGGCTCATGAGGGGTTCCCTTCCAGTGGTGGCGAAAGCTCGTCGAGGGCGCTTCGCAGGATGGCCATCTCGTCGGGGGTGCCCGCCGAGACGCGCAGGAAGCCTGCAGGCCCGGTCTCGCGGATCAGGATGCCGCGATCCAGCAGATCCTGCCAGACGCGGTGCCTGTCGGGGAACCGCCCGAACAGCGAGAAGTTCGATTCGGAGTCGATCACCTCGTAGCCGCGACCGCGGGCCCAGTCCTCGAACGCGCGGGCCTCGGCCGCGAGCGAGCGGACCTGGGCGAGCAGTTCGTCGGAATGCGCCAGCGCGACGCGGGCGATGGCCTGCGTCTGGGCGCTGAGGTGGTACGGCAGTCGCACGATCCGGCAGGCGTCGACGATGGCGGGGGCCGCGGCGAGGTAGCCGACCCGGCCCCCCGCCAGCGCGAACGCCTTCGACATGGTGCGCGACACGATCAGCCTCGGGTGTTTCGCCAGCAGTTCGAGCGCGCTCGGCCCGCTGGAGAACTCCTGGTAGGCCTCATCCACGACAAGCAGCGTGTCGCTGCCCTCGAGCACGGCCTCGATGGTGGCCAGGTCGACGGTGGTGCCGGTCGGGTTGTTCGGGGTCGTGATCAGCGTCACCGTCGGGCGGTGCTCCGCGATCGCGCCGAGCACCAGGTCGGCGTCGAGGGTGTAGTCGGGGTGGCGCGGCACCGTCACGTACTCGGTGCAGGTGTTGCGCGCGTACTCCGGGTACATCGAGTAGGTCGGCGTGAACGTCAGGACGCGGCGCCCCGGGCCACCGAACGCGGTGAGCAGGTGCGCCATCACCTCGTTGGAGCCGTTGGCCACCCACACGTTCTCGGCGCTCAGGCCGTGGCCGAGGTACGCGGCGAGGTCGCCGCGCAGCCCGAGCGCCTCGCGATCCGGGTAACGGTTGAGGGTGCCAGCGGCGGACACGATCGCGGCGGCCATCTCGTGCCGGATCACCTGCGACGGCGGGTACGGGTTCTCGTTGACGTTGAGGACGATCGGCACGTCGATCTGCGGCGCCCCGTAGGGCTCCTGGCCGACGAGGTCGTCGCGCAGCGGCAGGTCGGCGAGGCTGATCACGCGCGCCGCCTGACGGTGACGGCCGCGGCATGCCCCGGCAACTGCTCGGCGTTGGCGAACCGCTCGACGCCGTCGGCGATGGCCATCAGGCCCTGCTCGTCGTAGCTGATCACGTGCACGGTGCGCACGAAGGATCGCACCGTCAGGCCCGACGAGTGCGCCCCGGCACCCGCGGTCGGCAGCACGTGCGTCGACCCGGCGGAGTAGTCGCCGAGCGAGACGGGCGAGTAGTCGCCGACGAAGATGGCGCCCGCGTTGCGGATCCTTGCGGCGACCGAGTCGGCGTCCGCCGTCTGGATCTCGAGGTGCTCGGCCGCGTACGCGTCGGCGACCGCGATCGCCTGGTCGAGGTCGCGCACCAGCACGACGGCCGACTGCTCCCCCGTCAGCGCGGTGCGGATCCGGTCGGCGTTGGGCGCGTCGACGACCTGCCGTTCGACCTCCGCCTGAACCTTCTCGGCCAGCGCGGTCGAGGCGGTGATCAGGACGGAGCCCGCCAGCGGGTCGTGCTCGGCCTGGGAGATCAGGTCGGCCGCGACAAAGACGGGGTTCGCGGTGTCGTCGGCGACGATCGCGATCTCGGTGGGGCCCGCCTCCGAGTCGATGCCGACCCGGCCGCGCACGAGGCGCTTGGCGGCCACCACGTAGATGTTGCCGGGGCCGGTGATCAGCGACACGGGCTCGACGATGTCCTCGACACCGTAGGCGAACATCGCGACGGCCTGGGCACCGCCGACGGCGTAGACCTCGTCAACGCCGAGCAGGTGGCACAGCGCGAGGATGTTGGGGTGCGGCAGGCCACCGAACTCGCGCTGCGGCGGGGAGGCGACCGCGATGGAGCCGACGCCCGCGACCTGCGCTGGGACGACGTTCATGATCACGCTTGAGGCCAGCGGCGCAAGGCCGCCAGGCACGTACAGGCCGACGCGGTCGACGGGGATGTTGCGCAGCGAGACGCGCGCGCCCTCGGCGAGGATCGCGGGCGCGGGGTTGGTGTCGACCTCGAGTTCCTGGGCGACCTGACGGCGGCGCCGGATCGACTCCCCGAAGGCGTCAGCCAGGTCGGGGTCGAGGTCGGCGGCGGCCTTGGCCAGCACGTCGGCAGACACGCGAAGCGAGGTGGGCGCGACGCCGTCGAAGCGCTCCGAGTACTCCATGATGGCGGCCTCGCCGCGATGCGCGACGTCGGCGACGATGGGCCGCACCACGTCAAGGGCCGCATCCACGTCGAACTGACCCCGCGGCAGGCGCGTCCGGTAGGCGCCGTCGACGCCCGTGAAATCAAGAGTTTGGAGCACGGGCCTGAGTCTAGTGTGTGACGACGATGTCGCTCTCCACCTGCTCAATGCGTGGCTCTGGCCAGAAGGCGGAGAGCAGCATGATGGGCGTCACCGCCGCGAACGGGCCGACGATCAGCGCCGAGAGGGCCCTCAGTTGCAGGTCGACCTGCACCACGTCGCCCGCCGATGCGGCGGCCAGCCGGGCGTCGAACCCGGAGGTGCCGATCACGATGCCGAACCGCCACGCCATCAGGGAGGCGCCGAGCGCCGCGAGCATCGGTACGACCGTCACGACCCAGCCGCGCTTGTGGAGCATCAGCCAGCCCACGATGCCGATCAGCAGGCCGATGCTGCCCGTGATCACCGTGAAGCTGACGTCGGCCCCGACGATGCCCGCCAGGTTCAGCTCGGACATCGTCGCGGACAGGTCGTCGCGCACCGCGTACGACGGCAGCGGCGTCGTCTTGGCCCACAGCAGCCCGCCGAGCGCCCCCATCACGACGCAGCCTGCGAAGAACACGGCGACGCGCCAGTAGGTGCGACCCCACAGCTCGGCGAGCTGCCCGCTCGGCGGGGTGACCGTCAGTGTCGGTTCGACCATCAGAGTTCCCGCTCCATGCCGACCGACGACGGCCCGAGGACCGCCTTGAGGTCGGCGAACAGCGCGGAGGTCAGCTCGACGCGGAAGCCGTCGCCGAGCCGGAAGGTCTTGACCTGTTCGCCGGTGCGCAGGTTCAGGTGCACCTCGGCGGCGCCCGGGTACTGGGCGAGGATCCGCTTCAGTTCACCCACCACACCCGGCGTGCAGCGCACCGCGGGAAGCGTCAGCGCCAGCGGCCCGACGTTGCCCTCAGCGCTCATGTGGGGAACGGTGAGGCCCTGCGCCCGGACCCGGCCGCGGTCCTCTCCGGACTCGACGATGCCGTCGACCGAGACGATCGTGTCGGGTGCGAGGTGTTGCGCGACCTGGTCGTAGACGCGCGGGAAGACCGTCACCTCGATGGAGTTGGTGAGGTCCTCCAGCACGACCTGCGCCCAGATGTTGCCCGCCTTGTTGACGCGACGGTTGACCGAGGTGATCAGCCCGCACAGCTTCGCGGGCCCTCGGTAGCCGTCCTCGGCAACCGCCGCGGCGATGCTCCGGTCGCCGTTGCTCTGCAGCACGTGCTCCAGCCCGTTGAGCGGGTGGTCGGAGACGTAGAGGCCCAGCATCTCGCGCTCGAAGGCGAGCTTGGTGCGACGGTCCCACTCGTCGACCTCCGGCACCTGGCCGTGCACGGCAGACGACGAGTCGTCCTGCTCCGCCTCGAAGCCGAAGTCGAAGCCGTCCTGGCCGTTCTCGGCGTTGCGCTTGAGGTCGATGATGGAGTCGACGGCGTTCTCGAAGATGCCCATCAACGAGCGGCGGGTGTGGCCGAGTTCGTCGAAGGCGCCGGACTTGATCAGCGACTCGATGACGCGCTTGTTGCACATCAGCAGCGGCGCCTTGTCGAGGAAGTCGTAGAAGTCGGACGCGGGCCCGACGGCGTTGCGCTCCTCGATCCAGGCCGTCACGACCTTGTCTCCGACGTTGCGCACGGCGCCCAGGCCGAAGCGGATGTGCTGCCCGACGGGGGTGAACATGACCTCGGAGGAGTTCACATCGGGCGGCAGCACCTCGATGCCCATGTGCCTGCACTCGGCAAGGTACAGCGCCGACTTGTCCTTGTCGTCGCGCACCGACTGCAGCAGTGCCGCCATGTACTCGACCGGATAGTTGGCCTTGAGCCACGCCGTCCAGTAGGAGATGACGCCGTAGGCGGCGGAGTGCGCCTTGTTGAACGCGTAGTCGGAGAACGGGAGCAGGATGTCCCACAGCGTCTGGATGGCGGCCTTGGAGTAGCCGCGCTCGATCATGCCGCCGGAGAAGATCTCGTATTGGGCGTCCAGTTCGGCCTTCTTCTTCTTGCCCATCGCGCGGCGCAGCATGTCCGCGCCGCCCAGCGTGTACCCGGCGAGGTGCTGCGCGATGGCCATCACCTGCTCCTGGTAGACGATCAGGCCGTAGGTCTCGCCGAGGATCGGCTCCAGCGCCTCCGCCAGGTCGGGGTGGATGGGTTCGACGGGCTCGCGGCCGGTCTTGCGGCGGGCGTACTTGTTGTGCGAGTCGGCACCCATCGGCCCCGGTCGGTACAGCGCGCCGACGGCGGAGATGTCTTCGAAGCAGTCGGGCTGCATGGAGCGCAGCAGGGAACGCATCGGCCCGCCGTCGAGCTGGAACACCCCGAGGGTGTCGCCGCGCTGCAGCAGGTCGAAGGTCTTGGGGTCGTCGAGGGTGAGCGTCTCGAGGTCGATGTCGAGCTGCTGGTTCAGCGTGATGTTGTTGAGGGCGTCGGCGATCACCGTCAGGTTCCTGAGCCCGAGGAAGTCCATCTTGATCAGGCCGAGGCTCTCGCAGCCCGGGTAGTCGAACTGCGTGATGATGGCGCCGTCGGCCTCGCGCTTCATGAGGGGCACGATGTCGATCAGGGGCGCCCGGCTCATGATGACGCCTGCCGCGTGCACGCCCCACTGACGCTTCAGGCCCTCGATGCCGCGCGCCGTGTCGACGACGGTGCGCACGTCGGGCGTGGACTGGTACAGCTCGCGGAACTCGGCGCCCTCCGCGTAGCGCTTGTGTTCGTCGTTGAACAGGTCACCGAGCGGGACGCCCTTGCCCATCACGTCCGGGGGCATCGCCTTG is a genomic window containing:
- a CDS encoding haloacid dehalogenase-like hydrolase; the encoded protein is MKEHVEARSRSSEQLTKLRKEAEALHRQAGYLTTSEDTERRRQEWVKQELVAAGTERARSLGWTDVYTFAKALAERVVADLSGDFMASIVRPAIVESSLTNPYPGWIEGFKMADPIILAYGRGQLPEFPASPDAVIDIIPCDFVVNAIVAVCATTPEIGQPEYYHCSSGARNPLTFRGVYEHVRNYFSEHPYTSGQGSTPLATWNFPGAEPVEMFMRLADKGVRIGNKLISFAPRGKKTRQLAASLDKSRKQLEFLGKYMTLYGEYLQSELHFVDDCTLALHHSLHPDDRDRFGFDSASFEWKHYMEEVHIPAITDPVRRLEAARKRRKGRSTTFRDLKPAEPGTVLAAFDLDGTVMATNVVETYLWARLPELSPLRRIGEVASLALQLPMYLGAERRDRGVFLRSIYRRYAGADLAALESYVDEKLSPLILDRMSPDAIRRIREHRDAGHTTILMTGVIRPLTRPFEGLFDTIVAAELATDENGICTGFLSGPPMVGESRSAWLNHYAQLHGINLANSFGYADSHVDLPMLNAVGNPVAVSPDIGLMRAAKSKGWSIVEWPEMSPLPRLKMS
- a CDS encoding SDR family oxidoreductase, encoding MSSPGTVHVPPLLDGRISDLLAGKKIVMTGVTGFIGEQILWKVLTECPDTRTAVLVRRKGSVTAAERVASLLKKKIFADVVRDAGGVEELMASRVEVIEGDLPQVPDLPRDLDVLLHCAGDVSFDPPIDQAFMTNVVGTKALLTKLREACSDDEGNLVKIPHYLHVSTAYTAGRRRGPSPRPRTSTTSTTRRRPAPRSP
- a CDS encoding YebC/PmpR family DNA-binding transcriptional regulator; its protein translation is MSGHSKWATTKHKKAVIDAKRGKLFAKLIKNVEVAARIGGGDPAGNPTLYDAIQKAKKSSVPNDNIDRAVKRGSGAESGGADYETIMYEAYGPAGVAILIECLTDNRNRSASDVRVAVTRNGGTMADVGSVQRLFSRKGVVVVPKKQTSGELSEDALLEAALEAGLEEVSDNGDEFEAYTDPNDLVEVRKAIESAGLDYDSSEVQFVASFDQEVDSVDVAQKVERIIDALEDSDDVQNVFTNVDVTPEVAQALEDED
- a CDS encoding GNAT family N-acetyltransferase; translated protein: MEAYVEPHLRWRLLGSHDAPEIESFRAQLEALDNSVLSGMTAAILDRDLLPATGLAVGGWDAYSSLSAFGAGFLASTDPLRMYLMGGVHPVHRHMMVGTALLKWQIERAKAWRDENHPGVPLWLGCYAEVGRPGLEGVARRQGFEPERYYYDLHRDLGQPLVVPDADGISIAGFLPADAEEVRVLHNLCFKPIGGAEVQAEEWNQRLADVGFRPEWSFVARDGDRIVGYAMSVVDDGDPCGGWTERFGVHPDYRRRGISLALLGSCLRSMRTSGCTEAGLGIDTPDGLGLSRLARELGYTTRDAVALLSKVV
- a CDS encoding lactate racemase domain-containing protein: MSRPGFVLEVDEKTPHLMTMSGAQLRLERFGIGTQVVYAADAEESSDPVGLIDAAVGAPTGVAPLSEQLRPDTRLTLVIVDADAPLPRPHFDPRRTLAERVLEIAARNGVDDVEIVVANGLKQRWNTQQVTRVLGDRVATSFLPDGLITSHDVTSPDLVSVGEVDGTTVRVNRRVAQSDLVVVIGIRGDDSERCPLALGLTDLTTLDRIGGVAPDREFERGVSDLIQEKVPGFALLAVLGQPLLAPGFASCRAANGNGASATGWRSPRPGRSSRRFPVRVPNWSTATPVPTTRSSTWSVVPSPRR